One Helicobacter suis HS1 genomic window, AAAAATAATGTGGGTTGTGTGCCATGATAACCTTATCTGTGGGGGCGTGCATGGGAATGAGTTGTTCTAAGATACGCAAGGATTGTTCGATCTCTAGCATATAAAGCTGGTAGCGATCATAAGAATCCCCATTATTACCCACCGGAATATCAAAGTCTAATTCGGGGTAAAGTTCATAAGGCTCTTCTTTGCGCACATCATAGGCAATACCCGTACCTCTAAGCATGATTCCGCTAGCCCCCCATGACTTGGCTTGTTCTTGCGTGATCGTGCCTACATTTTCTAAGCGGGCTCTCCAAATACGGTTGCTATCTAGTAATCCTCCTATTAGTTTATGCGTTGCGCGCACCTCTTTTATAAAGGCCTTTAGGCTTTCTAGCCAGTTAGGTGCTAAATCTAAAGGTACGCCCCCGATACGGATAGCATTATGAGTCAGTCTAGCCCCGCAATAATCCTCCATTAAATCTAACCCATACTCGCGGGTTTTAAAGCAGTAAAGAAAAACAGACATCGCCCCCACATCTAAAGCATGCACGCTTAAAAAAAAGATATGTGAAATCACGCGGTTTAGTTCTAATAAAAGGGTGCGAATCACCTGCGCGCGTCTAGGAATTTGCACCCCTAGCAAAGTCTCTACAGCGTGGGCGTAAGCGTAGTTATTACTCGTAGAGGAGGTGTAATCTAATCTGTCGGTGGTTGGCATGTACTCGTTATAGGTCATGTTTTCGCCCAGCTTTTCACAACCTCTATGTAAATAGCCAATTTCAGGCGTAGCCTTGATAATCTTTTCTCCATCAAGTTCTAAAATCAGGCGTAATTGTCCATGTGAGGAGGGGTGTTGAGGCCCAAAGTTAATCACCATTTGGTTATCATCTCTCTCAAAAAGAACATTTTCAAACTGAGGTTTAAGCTTATTAAAGATCTGTGCCATTAGGGACGCTCTTTAAGTTCTGAAGGGTCTTTTGTGTGCAGGTCTTTTACAAATAAAGACTTTTGGAAAGCGTGTTTTTGGGGGTGATCTTCAAGCGGGAGGCCTTTGGATTGTTCATGCCCAATTTTAGAAAAATTGAAAGTATCTTTCTCGTCTACTCGCGCGCTATCTCTTTGCTCAGGCCCGATAATTTCGCGGTATTCTTTGCCAAAAATCTTATCCACTTCATACCACGCGGCATGTTCATCACCCTTTAGCGGATAGGATTTTAAAAGCGGATGGCCTACCCAATCTTCTGGCATTAAAATACGGATTAAATGCGGGTGGCCTTCAAAGACAATCCCAAACATGTCATAAGCTTCTCTTTCACTCCACAGAGCCGATCTAAAAAGGTGGCTAAGGGTGGGAGCTTTAGCGCCTTGTTTGAGAGTGGCCTTTAAACGCAGGCGTCTTTTTTGTACAAAGTTAGGCAGATAAGAGACAAATTGATAAAAGAGTTCAAACTCGCCCCTTTGCTCTAAAAAATCTATCGCGCTCATTTCACTCAAAGTTTCATAGCCTAGATTTT contains:
- the nuoD gene encoding NADH dehydrogenase (quinone) subunit D; the encoded protein is MAQIFNKLKPQFENVLFERDDNQMVINFGPQHPSSHGQLRLILELDGEKIIKATPEIGYLHRGCEKLGENMTYNEYMPTTDRLDYTSSTSNNYAYAHAVETLLGVQIPRRAQVIRTLLLELNRVISHIFFLSVHALDVGAMSVFLYCFKTREYGLDLMEDYCGARLTHNAIRIGGVPLDLAPNWLESLKAFIKEVRATHKLIGGLLDSNRIWRARLENVGTITQEQAKSWGASGIMLRGTGIAYDVRKEEPYELYPELDFDIPVGNNGDSYDRYQLYMLEIEQSLRILEQLIPMHAPTDKVIMAHNPHYFSAPKEDIMTQNYALMQHFVLVTQGMRPPKGEVYAPTESPKGELGFFIHSEGDPYPYRLKIRAPSFYHIGSLQDILIGQYLADAVTVIGSSNAVFGEVDR
- a CDS encoding NADH-quinone oxidoreductase subunit C, producing MVRKQRPNADVQKHVHYSDRFHVIANTPRTSLIGTAYEVIYNHLSYYHKILENFIETNTAVFVVEVTEVAEIAKRLKNLGYETLSEMSAIDFLEQRGEFELFYQFVSYLPNFVQKRRLRLKATLKQGAKAPTLSHLFRSALWSEREAYDMFGIVFEGHPHLIRILMPEDWVGHPLLKSYPLKGDEHAAWYEVDKIFGKEYREIIGPEQRDSARVDEKDTFNFSKIGHEQSKGLPLEDHPQKHAFQKSLFVKDLHTKDPSELKERP